One segment of Phragmites australis chromosome 13, lpPhrAust1.1, whole genome shotgun sequence DNA contains the following:
- the LOC133889286 gene encoding putative chloride channel-like protein CLC-g isoform X2 — MAPRDPKDGGGGAVDSEVDIEAPLISSSSSFFVDPAYEDGGEGEGDEEQRRRRRRSLLGGRSQSNTTSQVALVGAEVCPIESLDYELIENDVFKQDWRARGRGHILRYVALKWALCFLAGALAAAAGFVANLGVENVAGAKFVVTSNLMLEGKHGSAFAVFLASNFALTMLAAVLTVYVAPAAAGSGIPEVKAYLNGVDAPNIFSLKTLIVKVVGCIAAVSSSLHVGKAGPLVHTGACIASILGQGGSRKYHMTCKWLRYFKNDRDRRDLVTCGAAAGIAAAFRAPAGGVLFALETVSSWWRSALLWRAFFTTAMVAVVLRALIDFCKSGKCGLFGKGGLIMFDVTANYVTYHLVDLPPVITLGVLGGILGSLYNFFLDKVLRLYNLINEKGKTYKLLLAATVTVCTSCCLFGLPWIASCKTCPADTEEACPSIGRSGNFKKFQCAMNEYNDLASLFFNTNDDTIRNLYSAGTDDEFHISSILVFFVASYFLGIFSYGLALPSGLFVPVILTGAAYGRLVGMLIGSQSTLDHGLFAVLGSAALLGGSMRMTVSVCVVILELTNNLLMLPLVMLVLLISKVVADAFNANVYDLLVRLKGFPHLEGYAEPYMRQLSVSDIVTGPLQTFSGIEKVGHIVHVLKTTGHNGFPVVDEPPFSDTPALYGLILRDHLLVLLRKKDLICTCTTSTLNASKHFSHDEFAKRGSGKHDRIEDIELSAEELEMFVDLHPFTNTSPYTVLETMSSAKALILFRELGLRHLLVLPKSSKMEEGATWQVKSHQHILKFASN, encoded by the exons ATGGCTCCGAGGGATCCGaaagacggcggcggcggcgcggtggaTTCGGAGGTTGACATCGAGGCCCCGCTCATCTCCTCCAGCTCCTCGTTCTTCGTGGACCCGGCGTACGAGGACGGCGGCGAAGGAGAGGGCGACGAGGAgcagcgccggcggcggcggcggtcccTCCTCGGCGGCCGCTCGCAGTCCAACACCACCTCCCAGGTCGCGCTCGTCGGTGCCGAAGTCTGCCCCATCGAGAGCCTCGACTACGA GCTGATCGAAAACGACGTGTTCAAGCAGGACTGGAGGGCGCGGGGGCGGGGCCACATCCTGCGCTACGTGGCGCTCAAGTGGGCACTCTGCTTCCTCGCTGGCGCGctcgccgccgcagccggcTTCGTCGCCAATCTGGGCGTCGAGAACGTCGCCGGCGCTAAGTTCGTCGTCACCTCCAACCTCATGCTCGAGGGCAA ACACGGGTCGGCCTTTGCGGTGTTCCTTGCGTCCAACTTTGCGCTCACAATGTTAGCGGCGGTGCTGACGGTGTAtgtggcgccggcggcggccggaTCAGGCATCCCGGAGGTGAAAGCCTACCTGAACGGTGTCGACGCCCCCAACATATTCTCTCTGAAAACTCTGATAGTGAAG GTTGTGGGATGCATTGCTGCAGTATCATCATCACTGCATGTGGGCAAAGCTGGGCCATTGGTACACACAGGTGCATGCATTGCATCAATACTTGGGCAAGGTGGGTCACGTAAATATCACATGACATGTAAATGGTTAAGGTACTTCAAGAATGATAGGGATCGGAGGGACCTTGTTACTTGTGGCGCTGCTGCTGGTATTGCTGCTGCTTTCCGGGCACCGGCTGGTGGAGTCCTTTTTGCCCTGGAAACAGTATCTTcatg GTGGAGGAGTGCCCTACTATGGCGAGCCTTTTTCACAACAGCAATGGTGGCTGTTGTGCTTAGGGCATTGATAGACTTCTGTAAAAGTGGCAAGTGtggcttatttgggaaaggtggCCTTATAATGTTTGATGTGACGGCAAATTATGTCACCTACCATTTGGTCGATTTACCTCCGGTAATCACTCTAGGGGTTCTTGGAGGAATACTGGGGAGTTTGTACAACTTTTTCCTGGACAAGGTTCTCCGTCTCTACAACCTTATCAACGA GAAAGGAAAAACATACAAACTGCTCCTGGCTGCAACAGTCACTGTTTGTACATCCTGTTGTCTCTTTGGATTGCCGTGGATTGCTTCTTGCAAAACTTGTCCAGCTGACACAGAAGAAGCTTGTCCATCAATTGGTCGATCTGGTAATTTCAAGAAGTTCCAATGTGCAATGAATGAATACAATGACTTGGCTAGCCTGTTCTTCAACACCAATGACGACACTATTAGAAACCTCTACAGTGCTGGCACTGATGATGAATTCCACATCTCTTCAATCCTCGTGTTCTTTGTTGCATCGTATTTTCTGGGCATTTTCAGCTATGGCCTTGCTTTACCATCTGGCCTTTTTGTGCCAGTTATTTTAACTGGTGCCGCTTATGGCCGTCTGGTAGGCATGTTGATTGGGTCACAATCAACTTTAGACCATGGTCTTTTTGCTGTTCTTGGCTCTGCTGCTCTTCTAGGTGGATCAATGAGAATGACCGTCTCAGTTTGTGTTGTCATCCTAGAACTGACCAATAATCTGCTTATGCTTCCTCTGGTTATGCTTGTCCTTCTCATATCAAAGGTGGTGGCAGATGCTTTTAACGCAAACGTCTATGATTTGCTTGTTAGATTGAAAGGGTTTCCTCATCTTGAAGGGTATGCTGAACCCTACATGAGGCAGTTGTCAGTCAGTGATATTGTAACTGGTCCTCTACAGACATTCAGTGGCATAGAGAAGGTTGGCCATATAGTGCATGTCTTGAAGACAACTGGTCATAATGGTTTCCCTGTAGTTGATGAGCCACCATTTTCAGATACTCCTGCGTTATATGGTCTAATTCTTCGGGACCACCTGCTTGTTCTATTGAGAAAAAAAGATCTCATCTGTACTTGCACAACTTCTACACTGAATGCTTCAAAGCATTTCTCACACGACGAGTTTGCTAAACGTGGCTCAGGAAAACATGACAGGATTGAGGACATTGAATTAAGTGCAGAAGAATTGGAAATGTTTGTAGACTTGCATCCATTCACAAACACATCCCCTTATACCGTCCTTGAGACTATGTCTTCGGCTAAGGCACTTATACTTTTCCGTGAACTTGGATTGAGACACCTTTTGGTTCTACCAAAATCCTCTAAG ATGGAAGAAGGTGCGACTTGGCAAGTTAAAAGTCACCAACATATTTTGAAGTTTGCTAGTAACTGA
- the LOC133889286 gene encoding putative chloride channel-like protein CLC-g isoform X1, whose translation MAPRDPKDGGGGAVDSEVDIEAPLISSSSSFFVDPAYEDGGEGEGDEEQRRRRRRSLLGGRSQSNTTSQVALVGAEVCPIESLDYELIENDVFKQDWRARGRGHILRYVALKWALCFLAGALAAAAGFVANLGVENVAGAKFVVTSNLMLEGKHGSAFAVFLASNFALTMLAAVLTVYVAPAAAGSGIPEVKAYLNGVDAPNIFSLKTLIVKVVGCIAAVSSSLHVGKAGPLVHTGACIASILGQGGSRKYHMTCKWLRYFKNDRDRRDLVTCGAAAGIAAAFRAPAGGVLFALETVSSWWRSALLWRAFFTTAMVAVVLRALIDFCKSGKCGLFGKGGLIMFDVTANYVTYHLVDLPPVITLGVLGGILGSLYNFFLDKVLRLYNLINEKGKTYKLLLAATVTVCTSCCLFGLPWIASCKTCPADTEEACPSIGRSGNFKKFQCAMNEYNDLASLFFNTNDDTIRNLYSAGTDDEFHISSILVFFVASYFLGIFSYGLALPSGLFVPVILTGAAYGRLVGMLIGSQSTLDHGLFAVLGSAALLGGSMRMTVSVCVVILELTNNLLMLPLVMLVLLISKVVADAFNANVYDLLVRLKGFPHLEGYAEPYMRQLSVSDIVTGPLQTFSGIEKVGHIVHVLKTTGHNGFPVVDEPPFSDTPALYGLILRDHLLVLLRKKDLICTCTTSTLNASKHFSHDEFAKRGSGKHDRIEDIELSAEELEMFVDLHPFTNTSPYTVLETMSSAKALILFRELGLRHLLVLPKSSKRAPVVGILTRHDFMPEHILGLHPFLFKSRWKKVRLGKLKVTNIF comes from the exons ATGGCTCCGAGGGATCCGaaagacggcggcggcggcgcggtggaTTCGGAGGTTGACATCGAGGCCCCGCTCATCTCCTCCAGCTCCTCGTTCTTCGTGGACCCGGCGTACGAGGACGGCGGCGAAGGAGAGGGCGACGAGGAgcagcgccggcggcggcggcggtcccTCCTCGGCGGCCGCTCGCAGTCCAACACCACCTCCCAGGTCGCGCTCGTCGGTGCCGAAGTCTGCCCCATCGAGAGCCTCGACTACGA GCTGATCGAAAACGACGTGTTCAAGCAGGACTGGAGGGCGCGGGGGCGGGGCCACATCCTGCGCTACGTGGCGCTCAAGTGGGCACTCTGCTTCCTCGCTGGCGCGctcgccgccgcagccggcTTCGTCGCCAATCTGGGCGTCGAGAACGTCGCCGGCGCTAAGTTCGTCGTCACCTCCAACCTCATGCTCGAGGGCAA ACACGGGTCGGCCTTTGCGGTGTTCCTTGCGTCCAACTTTGCGCTCACAATGTTAGCGGCGGTGCTGACGGTGTAtgtggcgccggcggcggccggaTCAGGCATCCCGGAGGTGAAAGCCTACCTGAACGGTGTCGACGCCCCCAACATATTCTCTCTGAAAACTCTGATAGTGAAG GTTGTGGGATGCATTGCTGCAGTATCATCATCACTGCATGTGGGCAAAGCTGGGCCATTGGTACACACAGGTGCATGCATTGCATCAATACTTGGGCAAGGTGGGTCACGTAAATATCACATGACATGTAAATGGTTAAGGTACTTCAAGAATGATAGGGATCGGAGGGACCTTGTTACTTGTGGCGCTGCTGCTGGTATTGCTGCTGCTTTCCGGGCACCGGCTGGTGGAGTCCTTTTTGCCCTGGAAACAGTATCTTcatg GTGGAGGAGTGCCCTACTATGGCGAGCCTTTTTCACAACAGCAATGGTGGCTGTTGTGCTTAGGGCATTGATAGACTTCTGTAAAAGTGGCAAGTGtggcttatttgggaaaggtggCCTTATAATGTTTGATGTGACGGCAAATTATGTCACCTACCATTTGGTCGATTTACCTCCGGTAATCACTCTAGGGGTTCTTGGAGGAATACTGGGGAGTTTGTACAACTTTTTCCTGGACAAGGTTCTCCGTCTCTACAACCTTATCAACGA GAAAGGAAAAACATACAAACTGCTCCTGGCTGCAACAGTCACTGTTTGTACATCCTGTTGTCTCTTTGGATTGCCGTGGATTGCTTCTTGCAAAACTTGTCCAGCTGACACAGAAGAAGCTTGTCCATCAATTGGTCGATCTGGTAATTTCAAGAAGTTCCAATGTGCAATGAATGAATACAATGACTTGGCTAGCCTGTTCTTCAACACCAATGACGACACTATTAGAAACCTCTACAGTGCTGGCACTGATGATGAATTCCACATCTCTTCAATCCTCGTGTTCTTTGTTGCATCGTATTTTCTGGGCATTTTCAGCTATGGCCTTGCTTTACCATCTGGCCTTTTTGTGCCAGTTATTTTAACTGGTGCCGCTTATGGCCGTCTGGTAGGCATGTTGATTGGGTCACAATCAACTTTAGACCATGGTCTTTTTGCTGTTCTTGGCTCTGCTGCTCTTCTAGGTGGATCAATGAGAATGACCGTCTCAGTTTGTGTTGTCATCCTAGAACTGACCAATAATCTGCTTATGCTTCCTCTGGTTATGCTTGTCCTTCTCATATCAAAGGTGGTGGCAGATGCTTTTAACGCAAACGTCTATGATTTGCTTGTTAGATTGAAAGGGTTTCCTCATCTTGAAGGGTATGCTGAACCCTACATGAGGCAGTTGTCAGTCAGTGATATTGTAACTGGTCCTCTACAGACATTCAGTGGCATAGAGAAGGTTGGCCATATAGTGCATGTCTTGAAGACAACTGGTCATAATGGTTTCCCTGTAGTTGATGAGCCACCATTTTCAGATACTCCTGCGTTATATGGTCTAATTCTTCGGGACCACCTGCTTGTTCTATTGAGAAAAAAAGATCTCATCTGTACTTGCACAACTTCTACACTGAATGCTTCAAAGCATTTCTCACACGACGAGTTTGCTAAACGTGGCTCAGGAAAACATGACAGGATTGAGGACATTGAATTAAGTGCAGAAGAATTGGAAATGTTTGTAGACTTGCATCCATTCACAAACACATCCCCTTATACCGTCCTTGAGACTATGTCTTCGGCTAAGGCACTTATACTTTTCCGTGAACTTGGATTGAGACACCTTTTGGTTCTACCAAAATCCTCTAAG AGGGCACCTGTTGTTGGCATACTGACAAGGCACGATTTCATGCCCGAACATATATTGGGTCTTCATCCTTTCCTCTTCAAGAGCAGATGGAAGAAGGTGCGACTTGGCAAGTTAAAAGTCACCAACATATTTTGA